In Romboutsia lituseburensis, a genomic segment contains:
- a CDS encoding threonine aldolase family protein, producing the protein MYSFKNDYSEGAHPRILEKIVTTNLEQCEGYGEDIYCIEARNLIKKKLENDNVDIHFISGGTHTNLIAIASFLRPHEACVAANTGHIFANETGAIECTGHKVIAMNSNDGKLKKHHVLEAIKAHANEHVVKPKLVYISNSTEIGTIYTKKELKELREVCDENNLLLFMDGARLGSALCSEGNDLSLNHISNLVDAFYIGGTKNGALIGEALVICKDSLKEDFRYHLKQRGAMLAKGRLLGIQFVELFKDDLFLEIGQYANGMANILRNGISELGYSYLVNSPSNQIFPIFPNKIIDKLKENYSFTIWKNIDDENTCIRLVASWATKKDRAIKFVEDLRCISKN; encoded by the coding sequence ATGTATAGTTTTAAAAATGATTATAGCGAAGGTGCACATCCTAGAATATTAGAAAAAATAGTAACCACTAATTTAGAACAGTGTGAAGGTTATGGAGAAGATATATATTGTATAGAAGCTAGAAATTTAATAAAGAAAAAATTAGAAAATGATAATGTAGATATACATTTCATATCAGGGGGAACTCATACAAATTTAATAGCCATAGCATCTTTTCTAAGACCTCATGAGGCTTGTGTAGCAGCAAATACAGGCCATATATTTGCAAATGAAACAGGTGCTATAGAATGTACAGGGCATAAGGTAATAGCTATGAACTCTAATGATGGAAAACTTAAAAAGCATCATGTATTAGAAGCTATTAAAGCTCATGCTAATGAACATGTAGTAAAACCAAAGCTTGTTTACATATCAAATTCTACAGAAATAGGTACTATATACACTAAAAAAGAATTAAAAGAATTAAGAGAGGTTTGTGATGAAAATAATTTATTATTATTTATGGATGGTGCAAGATTGGGATCAGCTCTTTGTTCAGAAGGAAATGATTTAAGCTTAAACCACATATCAAATCTTGTAGATGCTTTTTATATTGGGGGAACAAAAAATGGAGCATTGATAGGTGAAGCATTAGTAATTTGTAAAGATTCTTTGAAAGAAGATTTTAGATATCACTTAAAACAAAGAGGAGCAATGCTTGCAAAAGGAAGACTTTTAGGAATACAATTTGTTGAGTTATTTAAAGATGATTTATTTTTAGAGATAGGACAATATGCAAATGGTATGGCAAATATATTAAGAAATGGTATAAGTGAGCTAGGATACAGTTATTTAGTAAATTCACCTTCTAATCAAATTTTTCCAATATTCCCAAACAAGATTATAGATAAATTGAAAGAAAACTATTCATTTACAATATGGAAAAATATAGATGATGAAAATACTTGTATAAGATTGGTTGCTTCATGGGCAACAAAAAAAGATAGGGCAATAAAATTTGTAGAAGATTTAAGATGTATATCTAAAAATTAA
- a CDS encoding biotin/lipoyl-containing protein: MNAKKYHITLNGKVYEVEIEEVIEGVNDKNIEQKSQPQKTVAKPNVNSTGESITAPMPGTIVNVLVKPGQSVKKGQVVAVLEAMKMENEIVAPVDGKVEAVNVDKGQNVSLGDNLLEIA, from the coding sequence ATGAATGCTAAAAAATATCATATAACATTAAATGGGAAAGTATATGAAGTAGAGATAGAAGAAGTTATAGAAGGCGTAAATGACAAAAACATAGAACAAAAATCACAACCACAAAAAACAGTAGCTAAACCTAATGTTAATTCAACTGGAGAGAGTATAACAGCTCCTATGCCAGGAACAATAGTAAATGTATTAGTGAAACCTGGTCAATCTGTAAAAAAAGGCCAAGTAGTAGCAGTTCTTGAAGCGATGAAAATGGAAAATGAAATAGTTGCTCCAGTAGATGGAAAAGTAGAAGCTGTAAATGTGGATAAAGGACAAAATGTAAGTCTAGGAGATAATTTGCTAGAAATAGCTTAA
- the lepB gene encoding signal peptidase I: MSSKLKKEIFEWVKTIAVALVLAAIITSVVAPTIVSGESMYPTLKDKDYLFVNKLSYKTKDPKRGDIIVFKTDLVDYESGKKKDLVKRVIALPGEHLVIKNNQVIIDGKVLKEDYIHDAYTDGYIDIIVPENHIFAMGDNRPNSGDSRQANLGPINEDEIIGKVMIRLYPFNTIGTVK, encoded by the coding sequence ATGAGTAGTAAATTAAAAAAAGAGATTTTTGAGTGGGTAAAAACTATAGCTGTAGCATTAGTATTAGCAGCAATAATAACTTCAGTAGTAGCACCTACTATAGTAAGCGGAGAGTCTATGTATCCTACTTTAAAGGATAAAGATTATTTATTTGTAAATAAACTATCATATAAGACAAAGGATCCAAAAAGAGGAGATATAATCGTATTTAAAACAGACTTAGTTGATTATGAAAGTGGAAAGAAAAAGGACTTAGTAAAAAGAGTTATAGCATTACCAGGAGAACACTTAGTTATAAAAAACAACCAAGTTATAATAGATGGAAAAGTATTGAAAGAAGACTATATACATGATGCATACACAGACGGATATATAGATATAATAGTCCCAGAAAATCATATATTTGCTATGGGAGATAATAGACCTAACAGTGGAGATAGTAGACAGGCAAATTTAGGTCCTATAAATGAAGATGAAATCATAGGAAAAGTTATGATAAGATTATATCCATTTAATACGATAGGAACAGTTAAATAA
- a CDS encoding oxaloacetate decarboxylase subunit alpha, producing MSKLKITETALRDGHQSLIATRLKTDEIIPILETMDDVGYHALEVWGGATFDACIRFLNEDPWERLRLIRKHIKKTKLQMLLRGQNLLGYRNYADDTVDKFVELSIKNGIDIIRVFDALNDVRNLEASMNAIKKYNGHCQCAISYTTSEVHTTKYYLDLIKTMENMGADSICIKDMAGVLTPYNAYELVKKIKEMTTLPIELHTHCTSGIADMIYMKAVEAGVDIIDTAISPFSGGTSQPPTESLAVTFSEMDRNPGLDMEKLLKVAEHFKPIRDKYMSEGILNPKVLLTDPQTLKYQVPGGMLSNLLSQLKQQNAVDKYEEVLKEVPRVRADLGYPPLVTPMSQMVGTQSLFNVLSGERYKLIPKEIKDYVRGNYGKSPAPISEEIRKKIIGDEEVITVRPADLIKPEFETIKEEASELAKCDEEVLMYALFPQVAPKFLEEKYAIKREEKEDEVMHITVTM from the coding sequence ATGAGTAAATTAAAAATAACAGAAACTGCATTAAGAGATGGTCACCAATCTTTAATTGCAACAAGGTTAAAAACGGATGAAATAATACCTATACTTGAGACTATGGATGATGTAGGATATCATGCATTAGAAGTTTGGGGTGGAGCAACATTTGATGCATGCATACGTTTTCTTAATGAGGATCCTTGGGAAAGATTGAGACTTATAAGAAAACATATAAAAAAAACAAAATTACAAATGCTTTTAAGAGGTCAAAATTTACTTGGTTATAGAAACTATGCCGATGATACAGTAGATAAATTTGTAGAGCTATCAATAAAAAATGGTATAGACATTATAAGAGTATTTGATGCATTAAATGATGTAAGGAACTTAGAGGCTTCAATGAATGCCATTAAAAAATATAATGGTCATTGTCAATGTGCAATATCTTATACTACAAGTGAAGTCCATACTACAAAATATTATTTAGATTTAATTAAAACAATGGAGAATATGGGTGCTGATTCTATATGTATAAAAGATATGGCAGGAGTTTTAACTCCATATAATGCATATGAATTAGTGAAAAAAATTAAAGAAATGACTACCTTACCGATAGAGTTACATACTCATTGTACTAGTGGTATAGCAGATATGATATATATGAAAGCTGTAGAAGCTGGAGTAGATATAATTGACACTGCAATATCACCATTTAGTGGGGGAACTTCACAGCCTCCTACAGAATCATTAGCTGTTACATTTTCTGAAATGGATAGAAATCCAGGTCTTGATATGGAAAAGCTTTTGAAAGTAGCAGAGCACTTTAAGCCTATAAGAGATAAGTATATGAGTGAGGGAATATTAAACCCTAAAGTTTTGTTAACAGATCCTCAAACTTTAAAATATCAAGTTCCAGGGGGAATGCTTTCTAACTTACTATCTCAGCTAAAGCAACAAAATGCAGTTGATAAATATGAAGAAGTTTTAAAAGAAGTTCCAAGAGTCAGAGCTGATTTAGGATATCCGCCATTGGTTACTCCGATGAGCCAAATGGTTGGAACACAATCATTATTTAATGTATTAAGTGGTGAAAGATATAAATTAATACCTAAGGAAATAAAAGACTATGTAAGAGGGAATTATGGTAAATCACCAGCTCCAATTAGTGAAGAGATAAGAAAGAAAATTATAGGAGATGAAGAAGTAATAACTGTTAGACCAGCAGACTTGATAAAACCTGAATTTGAAACAATAAAAGAAGAAGCTAGTGAATTAGCTAAATGTGATGAAGAGGTACTAATGTATGCTTTATTCCCACAAGTAGCACCTAAGTTTTTAGAAGAAAAATATGCTATAAAAAGGGAAGAAAAAGAAGATGAAGTTATGCATATAACCGTAACTATGTAG
- a CDS encoding alkaline phosphatase, protein MKKTKNIIVLGLASLLIMSSLVGCSTTKEISEQNNESQIKVGQVITKKPKYVFLFIGDGMSHTQVNAAQVYNGTIKNKDKVKLEKLGFTQFPVIGNATTQNATSFITDSAAAATSIAGGVKTQSGVIGLASDKKTKTETIAEKLKKEGYKVGVVSSVALNHATPAAFYAHTKSRGNYYDIAQQMANSNFDYFAGGALLNSKGLDKKQKDTFDILKEKGYKITNDKDEIMSLNSESGKVYAINPQIQDSFAMEYSIDSDKDSIMLNNFVKKGIDVLDNEKGFFMMVESGKIDWAGHANDAMTNISDVSELDKAVSEAVKFANKHSDETLILVTGDHETGGMSIGQATTGYDTAFDILENQKISYVEFNELLNKYKEKTKEKDAKLEDLLPIIKENFGLITKDDKDVAKKDNKNLVVSDHEYKKLQDAFKETMKEKDKRKEDEVIYGNYEPLSVTLTHIMNNKAGIGWTSYSHTGVPVPVYAMGASSEVFNGSYDNTDIFKKLVEVCGLK, encoded by the coding sequence ATGAAAAAAACAAAAAACATTATAGTATTAGGATTAGCATCATTACTTATAATGAGTTCATTAGTAGGATGTTCAACAACTAAAGAGATTTCAGAACAAAACAACGAATCACAAATAAAGGTAGGACAAGTAATTACTAAAAAGCCAAAGTATGTGTTTTTATTTATAGGGGATGGAATGTCGCACACACAAGTGAATGCAGCCCAAGTATATAATGGAACTATAAAGAATAAAGATAAGGTTAAATTAGAAAAATTAGGATTTACGCAATTTCCTGTTATAGGAAATGCAACAACTCAAAATGCAACATCATTTATAACAGACTCAGCAGCGGCAGCAACGTCTATAGCAGGTGGTGTTAAAACTCAAAGTGGGGTTATAGGATTAGCATCAGATAAAAAAACTAAAACAGAAACTATTGCAGAAAAATTAAAAAAAGAAGGTTATAAAGTAGGTGTTGTAAGTAGCGTAGCATTAAATCATGCGACACCAGCGGCTTTTTATGCTCACACAAAGTCGAGAGGAAATTATTATGATATAGCACAGCAAATGGCTAATAGTAACTTTGATTATTTCGCAGGGGGAGCATTATTAAATTCTAAAGGATTAGATAAAAAGCAAAAAGATACATTTGATATATTAAAAGAAAAAGGATATAAAATTACAAATGATAAAGATGAAATAATGTCTTTAAATAGTGAATCAGGCAAGGTATATGCTATAAATCCACAGATACAAGACTCTTTTGCTATGGAATATAGCATAGATTCAGATAAAGATTCAATTATGTTAAATAATTTTGTTAAAAAAGGTATAGACGTACTTGATAATGAAAAAGGATTTTTTATGATGGTAGAATCAGGAAAAATTGACTGGGCAGGACATGCAAATGATGCTATGACAAACATAAGTGATGTGTCAGAATTAGATAAAGCTGTTAGTGAAGCTGTAAAATTTGCAAATAAGCACTCTGATGAAACTTTAATATTAGTTACAGGCGATCATGAAACAGGTGGAATGTCTATAGGACAAGCAACAACTGGATATGATACTGCATTTGATATACTAGAAAATCAAAAAATATCTTATGTAGAATTTAATGAATTGTTAAATAAGTATAAAGAGAAAACTAAAGAAAAAGATGCTAAATTAGAAGATTTATTACCTATAATAAAAGAAAATTTTGGTCTTATTACTAAAGATGATAAAGATGTAGCAAAGAAAGATAATAAAAATTTAGTTGTTTCTGATCATGAATATAAAAAGTTACAAGATGCTTTTAAAGAAACGATGAAAGAAAAAGACAAAAGAAAAGAAGATGAAGTGATATACGGTAATTACGAACCATTATCAGTAACACTGACTCATATAATGAATAATAAAGCAGGTATAGGATGGACATCATATTCTCATACAGGTGTTCCTGTACCAGTATACGCTATGGGAGCATCTAGTGAAGTATTTAATGGATCGTATGATAATACAGATATATTTAAAAAATTAGTTGAAGTATGTGGTTTAAAATAA
- a CDS encoding sodium ion-translocating decarboxylase subunit beta → MGDIITKFITESGFAMITYKELIMIGIACIFLYLAIKKGYEPYLLIPISVGMLLANMPGADLMKSATQDSTGGLFYYLYQGVKLGVFPPLIFLCIGASTDFGPLIANPKTLLLGAAAQFGIFFAFLGAIFLGFTGPEAASIGIIGGADGPTAIQLTSKLAPHLLGPIALAAYSYMALVPVIQPPIIRALTTEKERNIKMEQLRPVSKKEKIIFPIVVMVLVIGLLPTAAPLIGMLMFGNLLKESERVPKLVETAQNSLMYIITIMLGLTVGATANADTFLSTKTLGITAMGLLAFAVGTASGVLFGKIMCKVTKGKVNPMIGAAGVSAVPMAARVVQKVGQEENPSNFLLMHAMGPNVAGVIGSAVVAGILLKFFA, encoded by the coding sequence ATGGGTGATATAATAACTAAGTTTATTACTGAATCTGGCTTTGCAATGATAACTTATAAAGAACTTATAATGATAGGTATTGCGTGTATATTTTTATATTTAGCTATTAAAAAGGGATATGAGCCATATTTATTAATACCTATATCAGTAGGTATGTTGCTTGCAAATATGCCAGGAGCAGATTTGATGAAATCTGCAACACAAGATAGTACAGGTGGACTATTCTATTATTTATACCAAGGTGTTAAATTAGGTGTATTCCCACCACTAATATTTTTATGTATAGGGGCTAGCACGGACTTTGGGCCGCTTATAGCCAATCCTAAGACTTTATTACTTGGAGCTGCAGCACAATTTGGTATATTCTTTGCATTCTTAGGAGCTATATTCTTAGGATTTACAGGACCTGAAGCTGCATCTATAGGTATAATTGGAGGCGCAGATGGACCAACAGCAATACAATTAACATCTAAGTTAGCACCACATCTTTTAGGACCGATAGCATTAGCTGCTTATTCGTATATGGCATTAGTTCCGGTTATACAGCCACCAATAATAAGAGCATTGACAACAGAAAAAGAACGTAATATAAAAATGGAGCAGCTAAGACCTGTTTCAAAAAAAGAAAAAATAATATTTCCAATAGTAGTTATGGTATTAGTTATAGGTTTACTTCCAACAGCAGCACCACTTATAGGAATGCTTATGTTCGGGAATTTATTAAAAGAGTCAGAAAGGGTACCGAAACTAGTTGAAACTGCACAAAATTCATTAATGTATATAATTACAATAATGTTAGGACTTACAGTTGGGGCAACAGCTAATGCGGATACATTCTTATCAACAAAAACATTAGGAATAACTGCAATGGGTCTTTTAGCATTTGCAGTAGGAACAGCATCAGGAGTACTATTTGGTAAAATAATGTGTAAGGTTACAAAAGGAAAAGTAAATCCTATGATAGGTGCAGCAGGGGTATCAGCAGTTCCTATGGCTGCTAGAGTTGTACAAAAAGTAGGGCAAGAAGAAAATCCTTCAAACTTCTTACTAATGCATGCTATGGGACCTAATGTAGCTGGTGTTATAGGATCGGCAGTAGTAGCTGGGATACTTCTTAAATTCTTTGCATAA
- a CDS encoding OadG family protein, whose protein sequence is MDGKISIMQGLYVTVISMGMVFIILFLISFILGSFKNLFKDKGKYVNKEDHHKELALTDEEDEDEKVVVALAASIMAGQGKINPNLNIKSITRIK, encoded by the coding sequence ATGGATGGAAAAATAAGTATAATGCAAGGTCTTTATGTTACAGTAATTAGTATGGGAATGGTTTTCATAATTTTATTTTTAATATCATTTATACTTGGTTCTTTTAAAAATTTATTTAAAGATAAGGGTAAATATGTAAACAAAGAAGATCACCATAAAGAACTTGCTTTGACAGATGAAGAAGATGAAGACGAAAAGGTGGTAGTAGCGTTAGCAGCATCAATAATGGCAGGGCAAGGAAAAATTAATCCAAATCTTAATATAAAAAGCATTACAAGGATTAAATAA
- a CDS encoding YibE/F family protein yields MSKKIHLKSKKSLIKNKDFIFSIICIIGIIVLLLIPTGFEKQLYINSQSVKAKVISVDNSNIYKVGLIKQGEQICKIKILNGELKNKEIEGINLLSGKLEEDKIFKVGEKAFVLIEQSKEGEILFANMIDHYRIDSEIFLVALFVVSLLIFSGITGIRTIISFAFTLTCILKLFIPMLLKGYQPIFLALFIGGIISIITLILVAGFTKKAYCAIFSSMLTSLLTCILAIVFGKMFNIHGSVMQWSESLLYAGYQNINLTLIYQAGIYLSCSGAILDLAIDISAAIEELVDKKPDISKKEILLSGINIGKSIVGSQTTTLLLAYMGSFIAVMMVYMAQGTPLLSILNTKFISSEILHTFVGCIGLVIVSPLTSIICSYVYTKHKDINFKTIE; encoded by the coding sequence TTGAGTAAAAAAATACATTTAAAAAGTAAAAAATCATTAATAAAAAATAAAGATTTTATATTCTCTATTATTTGTATAATTGGGATAATAGTATTATTATTAATTCCAACTGGTTTTGAAAAACAACTATATATAAACTCTCAAAGTGTAAAAGCTAAAGTTATTAGTGTGGATAACTCTAATATTTATAAAGTTGGTTTGATAAAACAAGGTGAGCAAATATGTAAAATAAAAATACTTAATGGAGAATTAAAGAATAAAGAAATTGAAGGAATAAATTTATTAAGTGGAAAGTTAGAAGAGGACAAGATATTTAAAGTAGGAGAGAAAGCTTTTGTACTTATAGAACAAAGCAAAGAAGGTGAAATTTTATTTGCAAATATGATAGATCATTATAGGATAGATTCGGAAATCTTTCTAGTAGCATTGTTTGTTGTTTCATTATTAATATTTTCTGGTATAACAGGTATTAGAACAATAATATCATTTGCATTTACATTAACTTGCATATTAAAATTATTTATACCAATGCTATTGAAAGGGTATCAGCCTATATTTCTAGCTTTATTTATAGGAGGAATTATTTCTATAATTACATTAATATTAGTTGCTGGATTTACTAAAAAAGCTTATTGTGCAATATTTTCTAGTATGTTAACATCTCTCTTAACGTGTATATTAGCGATAGTATTTGGAAAAATGTTTAATATACATGGATCAGTTATGCAGTGGTCAGAATCACTTTTGTATGCAGGATACCAAAATATTAATTTAACGCTTATATATCAAGCTGGAATTTATTTGTCTTGCTCTGGTGCAATTTTAGATTTAGCTATAGATATATCAGCTGCAATTGAAGAATTAGTAGATAAAAAACCAGATATATCTAAAAAAGAAATATTACTTTCAGGAATTAATATTGGTAAATCTATAGTGGGTTCTCAAACAACAACATTGCTACTAGCATATATGGGAAGTTTTATAGCGGTTATGATGGTTTATATGGCTCAAGGTACACCTTTACTCAGTATACTAAATACAAAATTTATATCTTCAGAAATTTTGCATACTTTTGTAGGATGTATAGGTCTTGTTATAGTTTCACCACTTACTTCAATTATATGTAGTTATGTTTATACAAAGCATAAAGATATAAATTTTAAAACAATAGAGTAG
- a CDS encoding DNA-3-methyladenine glycosylase, with product MNRGFFNQDGINVAKQILGKYLIRKYEGKTIVTKIVETESYMGITDKGAHVYGDKKTERTKPLYLEGGHIYVYLIYGMYYCLNVSANNEDIPECVLIRAVEPITNLDDIAFNRFKKEYEQLSNYQKKNITNGPGKLCMALNINKTLNSKSILGDELYISDFYYEGNKKIHSDSNFEIEKGKRINIDYAEEAKDYLWRFFIKNNKHVSVNKK from the coding sequence TTGAACAGAGGATTTTTTAATCAAGACGGGATAAATGTAGCAAAACAAATACTTGGTAAATACTTAATAAGAAAGTACGAAGGTAAAACAATAGTAACAAAAATAGTAGAAACTGAAAGTTATATGGGGATTACAGACAAAGGAGCACATGTATATGGTGATAAAAAAACTGAAAGAACAAAGCCATTATATTTGGAAGGCGGACACATATATGTTTATTTAATATATGGAATGTATTATTGCTTAAACGTATCTGCTAATAATGAAGATATACCTGAATGTGTTTTAATAAGGGCAGTAGAGCCTATAACTAATTTAGATGATATAGCATTCAATAGATTCAAAAAGGAATATGAACAACTATCAAATTATCAAAAAAAGAATATAACAAATGGTCCAGGAAAACTTTGCATGGCTTTAAATATAAATAAAACATTAAATAGCAAAAGTATTTTAGGTGATGAATTGTATATAAGTGATTTTTATTATGAAGGAAATAAAAAAATACATAGTGATAGTAACTTCGAAATAGAAAAAGGAAAAAGGATAAACATAGACTATGCAGAAGAAGCAAAAGATTATTTATGGAGATTTTTTATAAAAAATAATAAACATGTATCGGTAAATAAAAAATAA